The following is a genomic window from Stenotrophomonas maltophilia.
CCGCTGCGCTCAACCGTGCGGGGCGTTCCACTGCAGGTCGCCGCGCGGCCGATGGTGGTCACCGACGCGTCGAGTGTAGCCAACGCGATTGAAGAACTCCAAGATCTGGATGCTGCGCTTGCGACCCAGGCCGATGGCATCGCGGAACGCCGCCGCGTCCACAGTGCCGGTGGCATGTGACAGCTGCGCGAGGATGGCAGCCAGCTCGGCGATACGCGCCGGTGCATAGAACAGGTCCGGCACGATCTGGAACAGGTCGCCGCGTGCCGCCGCCCGGCGCAGGACAGCGCGCAGCTCATCCTCGGCGAGGCCGAGATCAGTGGCCACGGTACGCACCCAGGGCGGATCGAAGCCGCCGGCATGCAGCCGAGGCAGCACCCGTTGCAGCAGCAGGCGTTCGCGCTCCGGTGGCGCATGGTCGTGCCCGGGCAGGCGCCACCAGGCGCCCACGCGCTGCACGCTGCCATCGTCGAGCAGGTCCTGCAGCAGCGCGTTCCAGAGGCTCACCGCCAGAGCGGGCAGGGTGCTGCGCTGCAGGCGGCCGCTGTCGACACCGGGCTCGTCCGGGCGCCGTTCATGCCAATCGCGCAGCGAGCTGACCACCTGATCGCGCAGCGCCTGCCAGTGCGCGGCAAGAATGATGACGGTGTCTTGGCGGGTCGCGATGCGCCGTGCGTCCTCGGGCAGTTCAATCTGCTCGATCGCACGCCGGCAGTAGCGTTGCAGGGCGGCGAGGGAAACACCGGCGGGCGCCTGCTGCAGCAGCGGGCCGCTGCCGGCGCCGGCCGCCAGCTGCTCCAGCGCCCCCAGCCAGGCCAGTCGCGCCGGGCTGCGCCGGCGCCGTTGTGGCGGATCCGGATCGAGCACGATGCCACCACCCAGCGTGCGGGTGGCGGCTGAATCACGGGCAATGAAGCGATCGCCGCACATCGCGCAGACTGGCGTATCGAACACCAGCTGCACGAGCTGCCCATTGCCGTGATCGTCGTGTTCCAGCAGCACCACGCGGGCCTGCCGGTGCATCGTGCCCCAATGGATGTGCAACGGTGCCCAATCGCGCAACGGCGCCGCCAGCGCAGGCAGCCGCAGGCGCACATCGACGCGGGTGGTGGCCAGCAGTGCGCGCGGATCGGCGATCCAGTCGCCGCGGTCGATCGCATCGCGGGCGATGGAGGCCAGGTTCAATGCGCAGCGTTGCCCCGCCATGGCCTGTTCACTGGCCTGGTTCTGTGCATGGATGCTGCGTACGCGAACCTCGTTGCCGGCCGGCATCAGCTGCAGGTGTGCACCGACGCCGGTCACACCGCCATGCACCGCACCGGTCACCAGCGTGCCGTGGCCCGCCAGCGAGAACACGCGGTCCACCGGCATGCGGAACAGTTCGCCTTGCCGTTCAGCCGGGTGCGCGCTGTCGGTGCCGGCGGCCCACGCGTGCAGGTGGGAGCGCAGTGCCGCGACACCCGCATCATCGGCATCCAGGCTGTTGCAGGCGAACACGGGTGCATCCTGCAGTGACGTACGCGCCAGCAGTGCCGCAATCTGGATCTCCACCTGGGCAATGCGCGC
Proteins encoded in this region:
- the selB gene encoding selenocysteine-specific translation elongation factor translates to MIVGTAGHIDHGKTRLVRALTGIETDRLPEERTRGISIELGYAYVPVDATATLGFVDVPGHERFVHTMVAGATGIDVALLVVAADDGVMPQTREHLAILQLLGVDRGAVALTKIDRVDVARIAQVEIQIAALLARTSLQDAPVFACNSLDADDAGVAALRSHLHAWAAGTDSAHPAERQGELFRMPVDRVFSLAGHGTLVTGAVHGGVTGVGAHLQLMPAGNEVRVRSIHAQNQASEQAMAGQRCALNLASIARDAIDRGDWIADPRALLATTRVDVRLRLPALAAPLRDWAPLHIHWGTMHRQARVVLLEHDDHGNGQLVQLVFDTPVCAMCGDRFIARDSAATRTLGGGIVLDPDPPQRRRRSPARLAWLGALEQLAAGAGSGPLLQQAPAGVSLAALQRYCRRAIEQIELPEDARRIATRQDTVIILAAHWQALRDQVVSSLRDWHERRPDEPGVDSGRLQRSTLPALAVSLWNALLQDLLDDGSVQRVGAWWRLPGHDHAPPERERLLLQRVLPRLHAGGFDPPWVRTVATDLGLAEDELRAVLRRAAARGDLFQIVPDLFYAPARIAELAAILAQLSHATGTVDAAAFRDAIGLGRKRSIQILEFFNRVGYTRRVGDHHRPRGDLQWNAPHG